The sequence TCGGCCGACAGCGCGACCGCGAGCCGCCCGGCCCGGACGAGCCCCTTCGCCTCCAACCGCCGTCGGCGATTCCCCGCCTCGCCTCGGTACTCGGCGAGGTGCAGGTCGGCACGTACACGGTCGCCAATTCGCCGACGCTCTATCCGCCCCGGACCCACGTCGTGGAACAGGCGGCGGTCTGGATCGCGGACGGCGACGCCGACTACGGCTCGATGGAAGAGGCTATTGCCGGCCCGCGCATTCCGCCGCAGTACGCAGCGGCGTTCGCGCTTGTCTTTCTGGACCGGGCCGGGATCGACGTCACGCGACGGCGGGTCTGGTCCGACCGGGCGCGGATCTTCGACCGGTTGCGCGATCAGGGCCTGAACGTCTGGTACCAGTTGAAAACGCGATGAGCACGAGGGCGCTGGCGGCGTGGCTGACGGCGGGGTGCCTCACGGTCGTACCGGCGGTCGCGCAGCAGGGAGCCGAAGACGGCGAGTGGCGTTCGTACGCCGCCGATGCCTGGGGAACCAAGTACGCGCCCGTCGATCAGGTCACGGCGGAGAACTTCGACGACCTGCAGCTCGCCTGGCGGTGGCGAAGTGCCGACACGCACCTGCCGCACGAAGACGAACACGGCATCTCGCTGGTTCCCGCGGCGACGCTGTTCGATCGACTGGAGGCCGCCAATCCCGATCTGTGGCAGACGCGCCCCACGATCTCGCGCCTTTCCGCTACGCCCCTGATGGTGTATGGTGTCCTCTATCTCGCCACGCCGCTGTATCAGGCCGCTGCGATAGACGCGCGGACCGGCGAAACGCTCTGGATCCACAATCCGCGGGTCTACGAAGCGGGCAGCCCGCCGCTGCCGATGCCTTGGAATCACCGGGGCGTCGCGTACTGGACGGATCCGGCGACCGGCGCGGCGCGGATCATCTGGGGGACAGGCGACGGCTATCTGACGGCCGTGGATGCCCGGACCGGCATTCTGGCGTCCGATTTCGGTGACGGCGGCCGAGTCAGCCTCGAGGCGGGGATTCCGCGGGCGCGCGAGAACCCGAGCCGTCTGCCGCCGCCATCGCGGTCGCCGCCGCTGGTGGTGGGCGACACCATCATCGTCGGATCGTCCGTCCACGACTACCTGACGATGAAGGAGAACGCGCCCGGCTTCGCGCGCGCCTACGACGCGCGGACGGGCCGGCATCTCTGGGACTTCCACACCGTCCCGCAGAGCACGGACGAGTACGGCGCGGACACCTGGGCCGACGAGGCGTGGCGCTACTCGGGCAACACGAACATCTGGGGAAACATCACCGCGGACCCGGAGTTGGGATATGTCTACCTCGCGAGCAGCACGCCCACATCCGACTATTACGGTGGCCACCGCGTCGGCGACAACCTGTTCGCCGAGAGCATCATCTGCGTCGACATCGCGACCGGACAGCGCATCTGGCACTACCAGCTCGTGCATCACGGGGTCTGGGACTACGACAATCCGACCGGGCCGAACCTGATTGACGTGACGGTGGATGGCCGCGCGATAAGGGGAGTGGCGCAGGTGACGAAGCAAGGCTTCGTCTACGCCTTCGACCGCGTGACGGGCGAGCCGATCTGGCCGATCGAGGAACGTCCGGTGGCTACCGATACCGATCTGGATGGTGAAGTGCTGGCGCCGACCCAGCCGTTTCCGTCGAAGCCGCCGCCCTTCGAGTACCAGGGGGTTGCGATTGACGACCTGATCGACTTCACGCCGGAAGTGCGAGAGATGGCGGTGGAGGCGGTGGCGGGGTTCCGGCTCGGACCGCTCTACACGCCCCTTTCGCTCCGCGGGACGATCTTCCGGCCCCCCGCCGGGGGCGGCGCGAGCTGGTCGGGCGCGGCAGTCGATCCGGAGACCGGCGTCCTGTACGTCCCGTCGACCAACGGCCACTCGGTAATGCGCTTCCGCGAGCCGGCCCCTGGCGAGAACTCGACGCTCCGGTACATCCTGAGCCGCGGCGATGCGCCTTTTCTGGACGGCGGTAATCCGCAGCGAACGCCGCGGATGCCGCAAGGCCTGCCGCTCTGGAAGCCGCCGTATTCCCGCATGACGGCAGTCGACATGAACGCGGGCGAGCATCTGTGGATGGCCCCGCTGGGAGATGGCGACCGCTACCGAAACCATCCACTGCTGCGCCACCTTGATCTTCCGCCGCTCGGCGGAGACCACAGCCGAAGCGGGCCGTTGCTGACCCGGACGCTATTGGTGCACGCGCTGACGGCCGGTGGCACCCGCGACGGCCCGCGCCTCGTGGCCTATGACAAGGCGACTGGGGCGGCGCTCGCCTGGGTGGATCTGCCGGGCGGCGCCATCGGAACACCGATGACCTACCTGCTCGACGGGCGGCAGTATATTGCACTCACCGTGGGTGGCGAGTCGCCCTCGCTAGTCGCCTATCGCCTTCCCTGAGTCAGGGCCGCCGTGTCGCATGTAGACTGGGCAGGCACACCGTCGCCGAGGGAAGTCATCATGACGCTACAGAGGCCACGCCTGTTGATGCCGTTCGCGATTGTCGCCGTTGCCCTGATGGCGGGGAGCTTCTCCGCGTGCGCCGCCGGGACCGAGTCGGCGGGAGCGGCGCAGGAAGGCGACGTCGTTCCGGCGCAGCCCGTCGACCGGCTCGCCGCCTCGCCCTATATGCGCACGCTGGCGGACTCGCCGATCTACGACGAGATCTGGGAGCGTCCGCAACTCTCGAAGCGCGACCGGAGCATGATTACGATCGCCGTGTTGCAGGCGCTGGGCCGTGACACGGCGCTCCGGATCCACCTCGGGCGCGGCCTCGACCATGGCCTGACGCCGGAGGAACTCTCCGAGATCATCCTGCACGTCAGCTTCTACACGGGCTGGCCGTCCGGCGTGGACGCGTCGCTTGCGGCCATCGATGTGTTCGCGGAGAGGGGCATCACCCTGGGCGAGCTAACCGGTGCGCCGCCGATGCCGGAGGTCGAAACCCCGGCCGGGCTGAGCGACGCTTACGCCGCGGTGCCTCGCCTGGGCGCTCTCCGAAACAGCCTCCTCTACGGCGACGTCTGGGAGCGGCCGTTGCTTTCGAAGCGCGACCGGAGCCTGATCACAGTAGCCGTCAATCAGTCGCGGTACTTCACGAACGAACTCCGCCTGCACATCGACCGTGCGCTGGATCAGAACGGCGTTACGCCGCAGGAGCTCTCGGAGGTTGTCCTCCACATCACGTTCTACGCCGGTTGGCCTCCCGCCGTGAACGCGGGGCGCCTGCTGACCGAAGCGCTCAGGAGCCGTGGAATCGACCTCGCCGAGCTGGAATAGGCCACCGCGTCGACGCGCAGGCCGTGCCGCAACTATCGTGCCGCGCGTGTATGCTTCGCGCGACACCCGGGTGAGCTTCGAGGAGGACGAGAAGTGAGACGTCATTGGCAGACACCCCGCTCCGGCGCGGGAATCGCAACGTTCGGACTAATCGTGCTTGGAGCCGTCGCGCTGTCGGCGGCGGAGAACTGGCCCGCGTTTCGGGGCGGGGACGCGTTGTCGGTGGCGGACGACGACCCGCGGCTGCCCATTACCTGGAGCACGACGGAGAACGTTGTCTGGAAGACGCCCATCGACGGGCTCGGGTGGTCTTCGCCCGTTGTGTGGGGCGACCTCATCTTCCTGACGACGGTGGTCAGCGATGGCGACGAAGAGGAGCCGCGCATGGGCCTCTACTTTCCCTACGGCTCGCCCCAGCACATGCCAGGTGGCCGCTTTCCCGATCCGCAACCGGGCGATCTGTTGGAGCGCTCGCCGGCGGCGCATCACTGGCTCGTGGTGGCGGTCGACTTCGAGAGCGGGGACGTCGTCTGGACGACGGAGGTGCACGCCGGACCGCCGTTGTTCGACCGGCACCTGAAGAACACCTACGCGTCATCGACGCCGGTGACCGACGGCGAACGGGTCTACGTCTACTTCGGCAACGTCGGCGTCTATGCCCTCGACATGGACGGCCGCGTCGTCTGGGAGCGGCCGTTCGAGCCGGCGGAGACCCGGCTCGGCTGGGGACCGGCCGCCTCGCCGGTGCTGTACGACGACACGCTCTTCGTCGTGAACGACAACGACGAGGAGTCGTTCGTCGTGGCGCTTAATTCCGCGACCGGTGAGGAACGGTGGTACGTCGCGCGCGACGAGGGAACCAACTGGTCGACGCCGTACATCTGGGAGCACGACGGGCGGACGGAGTTGATCACGACCGGCAGCGACCAGGTCCGGTCGTACGACCTCGACGGCAACGAGTTGTGGCGCTTCCGCGGCATGAACTCCATCACGATCCCGCAGCCGTTCAGTGCGCACGGATTGCTGTACGTCACGTCGGGCTACGTCGGCGACCAGGTGCGGCCGGTCTACGCCATCCGACCCGGCGCCACGGGGGACATCACGCTGGCGGACGGCGAGAACAGCAGCGATGCGGTGGCCTGGTACGACGACAGCGCCGGACCGTATCACCCGACACCCCTCGTCTACGGCGACCACTACATCACGCTGCACGACCGCGGATTCTTCACCGTGCACGATGCCCTCACCGGGGAAGAGCGTTACTTCACCGAGCAGCAGGTCCAGACCCAGGAAGTGCGGCGCCGTATTGCGCCGGGCGCCACCGGCTTCACCGCGTCGCCCTGGGCCTACAACGGGATGGTCTTCGCGCTGAGCGAGGATGGCGACACCTTCGTGATGGATGCGAATGACCAGTTCCGCGTCGTCGCCACGAATGCGCTCGAGGAAGTGGCGATGTCGACACCCGCCATCGTTCGGGGCAGCCTCTTGATCCGCACCCGATCCCACCTCTGGCGGTTCACGGACCAGTCCCGCTCGCAGTAGAGCGAAACCCCGCCACGGTGCGGGCGCACCCGCCGGCGCCGGCAGATCAGCGGTTTGCGGCGAGGGTTCGGCTACGAACCGTCAGGTTGTCGATCCGGTCGACGTTGACGGCCACTCCCAGGCCCGTAGCGTCGAGCGGCACCGTCACGCGGCCCGCCGCGTCCATAGTCCACTCGGGCGTGACGATGTCCTCCGTCCAGTAGCGCGCGCTCGGGCTCAGGTCGCCCGGCATGAGGAAGTGGGGAAGCGAGGCGAGCGCGACGTTGTGCGCCCGCCCGATCCCGCTTTCCAGCATGCCGCCGCACCATACGGGAACGCCCTGTCGCCGGCAGAGATCATGAATCGCCTTCGCCTGGGAGAAGCCGCCGACGCGGCCCGGCTTGATGTTGACGATTCGTCCGGCGGCGAGGGCGAGCATGTCTTCGGCGGCCGCGGCGTGGGGTATCGATTCGTCCAGACAGATTGGCGTGGAGAGGCGATCCTGCAACTGTGCGTGACGCCGGAGATCGTCCTGCGCGAGGGGCTGTTCGATCATCAACAGACCGAAGGCGTCGAGGTCGGCCAAGTGGTCCGCATGGGCCAGCGTGTACGCGCTGTTGGCATCCGCCATCAGCGGTGCGGCCGCACCGAGCTCTTCGCGGACGGCGCCGATGTACTCGATGTCCGCGCCCGGCCGGATCTTGACCTTGATGCGGCGGTAACCCTCCTCGAGGGCGGCGCGTGCCCGGTCGACCAGAGCCGCCGGCGATTCCTGAATCCCGATCGAGATGCCGGTGGCGATGGTCGACTGCGTGCCGCCCAGGAGGCGCGCGAGACTGACGCCCTCGCGTTCCGCCCACAGTGCCCAGACGCCCATCTCTATTGCCGCCTTTGCCATCGGGTGGCCGCGGAACGCCCGCCGCAACGTTTCGTCGAGCATTCTCGGGTGGGCGATCCCGGTCCCGAGAACGCGCGGGGCGATCCAGTCGCGGATCGCGAGCCACGCGGTGTCGATCGTCTCCGCGGAGTAGTTGGGACGTTCGCCCGCGACGCACTCGCTCCAGGCGGTCGTTCCGTCACGGTCTTCCAGCGTCAGCAGAAGGATGCGCCGCTCGATGGTCCGTCCGGACGAGATCTCGAACGGTTCGCGTAGCGGCATCCGGATCTCGCGGAGCGTGATCCGCGACAGGCTGATACTCATCGTTCGGAGGTGACGAGGTACCAGGAATCTCCCGGCGCGGGACGATAGGTCAGGCCGGCGACCCGATAGCCGTGCGTGAGGTACCAGCCGAACGCCCGGCGGTGCGTTCCTTGCCACGCTCGGGCACGCTCGGGATCGGTCGACTTGAGCGCGTCGATATCGGCCGGGACGGCGATGCGCACCGTTGGATCGTCGGGGAGTCCCGCGCCGTCGTCGAACGTGACGTCGACGACGGGATTCTCGTCGCCGGTCCCGCCACCGGCCCGACCGGACGTCGTCTTCTCGTCGAGCTCCCATTCGACGACGAAGCGGTCGGTTTCCAGGCCGGCATGGAGCGTGCTGCGCGTATCGCCGTACATGTTGGGAACGTACTCCACGGCACGCGCGCCGAGGCCGTTCAGATTCAGGTTGGCGTTCCGGGCGACGAGCGGATCGTACGTCCAGTGCATGCGCCGGACGCCCTGTGCAAGCAACAGGTCGCGTTGGAACAGCTTGAGCCGCTTTCCGATGCCGCGGCCCCGCGCTTCCGGACGAACCGCCAGCATGTCGGACCAGTGGACGGGTCCGCCGCCGTCGAAACCGGTAATGCCGAAGACGAAGCCGACGAGGCGCCCGTCCGGATCGAATGCACCCGCCGAGACGCCGCCCACCCGCTGCGACACCATCAGGATGGTTGCCGGCACCACGTCGACGAAGTCGTCTCCCCACACGTCGCGCTGCAGCGCAACGCACGCCGCGTAGTCCTCCCGGGACTCGAACCGGCGGAACGTCAGGCTGTCAACCATCTCTCGATCGTGCAGAATGGCGCGTTTCGGCTACATGCTACGATGCCCGGCCATGCGGATGACCCGATTCACCGCCGGTCTGGCGGGTGGCGCGGCGGCGCTGGCGGTCGGGACGGCGACACTCCTGAGCCAGGCGGAAGACGACCTGCCGCTGAAACCAACGCGCGTCTTCTCACTGGACACCGACGAGGGCACCTGGATCTCGGTCGATGTGAGTCCCGATGGGGAGACGATTGTCTTCGATCTGCTGGGCGACCTGTACACGCTTCCCTTCGCGGGAGGCGATGCCACCCCGCTGACGAGCGGCCTGGCGTGGGATAGCCAGCCCCGCTACAGCCCGGATGGCGAGCGCGTCGTCTTCGTTTCCGACCGGGATGGGGCGGAGAACCTCTGGCTGATCGAGGTGGCGACGAGGCGGACGAGGCAGGTGACCAACGCGGACGCCAACAGTTACGAGTCGCCAGACTGGTTGCCGGACGGAGACTACGTCATCGCCGCCACCGCATCGCATGCGGCGGCGCGCGGCGATGCGCGCAATCCGAAGCTCTGGATGTGGCACGTCGACGGCGGTACCGGCGTGCAGTTGATTAGGGAACCGGGTTCGCGGCGGATAACCGGGCCGGTCGCCGAGCCGGACGGCCGGCGCATCTGGTACGCGCAACGCACCCGCCTCTGGCAGTACAACGCGATACTCCCGCAGTACCAGCTTGCCTACTACGACCGGGTGACTGGCGAGCAGTACACGCGGAGTGCGCGCTACGGTTCGGCGTTTCGCCCGACGATCTCGCCCGATGGCGAATGGCTCGTCTACGGGACGCGGCACGAGGATGCGACCGGGCTCCGGCTTCGCCATCTGGCGACCGGCGACGAACGGTGGCTCGCCTATCCCGTAACCCGCGACGATCAGGAGTCGGTGGCGAGCAGTGATGTTCTGCCCGGCATGTCGTTCACGCCGGATTCCTCGGAGCTGGTCGTCTCGTACGGCGGCGGGATCTGGCGCGTGCCGATCGCGAAGGGGGCCGAGCCGGTACCGGTCCCGTTCCGCGTCCGGGCCGACCTGGAGCTCGGTCCGGAGCTTGCGTTCCGGTACGACGTGGACGACAGCCCGACCTTGATGGCGCGGCAGATCCGCGACGCCGTGCCGTCGCCCGACGGTTCGCGGCTGGCGTTCGCCGCGTTCGACCGGCTCTGGATCCGTCCGCTGCCGGAAGGCGAGGCGCGGCGCCTGACCGACCTCGAGCTCGTCGAAGCGCAGCCGGCCTGGTCGCCCGACGGCGCCTGGGTGGCATTCGTTACCTGGTCGCCCGATGGCGGCCACGTCTACAAGGTACGCGCCGACGGCAGCTCGCCGGCCGTGCGGCTGACGACGGTGCCCGCCATCTTCCAGCAGCCGGCCTGGTCGCCCGACGGCGAGCGCCTCGTCGCCATCCACGGACCGGCTCGCGTCTTCCGTGAGTCGGCGCGTTCGTTCGCGGCCGGGGCCAACCAGAACATCATTGCCCTGCCTGCGGACGGCGGCGAGTGGACGCTGGTCTCTCCGGCGGACGGCCGGCGGGCGCCGCATGTCGTGCCGTCCGACCCCGATCGGATCTATCTCCACCATAGCGATGAAGGCCTGGTGTCAATCCGGTGGGACGGCACCGACGAAGAGGCGCACCTGAAAGTAACCGGCCCGACGCCCCCCGGACTGTCGGAGCCCTCCGAGGCATCCGTGATTCTGATGTCGCCGGCCGGCGACCGGGCGCTCGCGCAGGTCAATCACGATCTATATGTCGTCGCCGTGCCGATGGTGGGAGGCGACGCTCCGACGGTTTCCGTCGCCAATCCCCGGCGGGCGAGCGTGCCGGCGCGGAAGCTGACGGACGTAGGGGGGCAGTTCCCGGCCTGGGACGCCACCGGCGCGCGCGTCCACTGGTCGATAGGTCCGGCGCACTTCATATACGACCTGGGTGCGGCGGAGGCGGCCGAGCGCGCCACGCCGGCCGCGACCGCCAATGAAACGAATGCCGACGGTGATGCTGACGGCGCGGAAACCGATGCCGATGACGTCGACGCGGACGTCGACGAGGACGCCGAAGCTGAAGCGGCCGCCACGCCGGGCTACGAACCGGTGGAGATCCGCGTCGACGTCGAGGCGGCCCGCGACCTGCCGGATGGCTACGGCGTTCTCCGCGGCGCCCGCGTGATCACGATGGAAGGAAACGAGGTAGTCGAGAACGCCGACCTGGTGGTGCAGGGCCACCGCATCCTGGCCCTCGGCCGGCGCGGCACCGTCGAGTTTCCCGACTTCGCTCGGATCTTCGACCTCTCCGGGACGACGATCGTGCCCGGCTTCGTCGATACGCACGCTCACCTTCGCCCCAGTTTCGGTGTCCACAAGGTGCAGCCGTGGGCGTACCTTGCCAGCCTCGCGTACGGCGTCACGACGACGAGGGATCCGCAGACCGGCACGACCGACGTCCTTACCTACGGCGATCTGGTGGAGACGGGGGACATCGTCGGGCCGCGGATCTACTCGACCGGCCCCGGCGTTTTCAGTGCGGAGGACATCGAGGACCTCGATCACGCGCGCAACGTCCTGCGCCGCTACAGCGACTACTACGACACGAAGACGATCAAGATGTACATGTCGGGCAACCGCCAGCAGCGGCAGTGGATAGTCATGGCGGCAAGGGAGCAGGAGCTGCTGCCGACCACGGAAGGCGCCCTCGACATGAAGTACGACCTTGAGA is a genomic window of Acidobacteriota bacterium containing:
- a CDS encoding amidohydrolase family protein, producing the protein MARFGYMLRCPAMRMTRFTAGLAGGAAALAVGTATLLSQAEDDLPLKPTRVFSLDTDEGTWISVDVSPDGETIVFDLLGDLYTLPFAGGDATPLTSGLAWDSQPRYSPDGERVVFVSDRDGAENLWLIEVATRRTRQVTNADANSYESPDWLPDGDYVIAATASHAAARGDARNPKLWMWHVDGGTGVQLIREPGSRRITGPVAEPDGRRIWYAQRTRLWQYNAILPQYQLAYYDRVTGEQYTRSARYGSAFRPTISPDGEWLVYGTRHEDATGLRLRHLATGDERWLAYPVTRDDQESVASSDVLPGMSFTPDSSELVVSYGGGIWRVPIAKGAEPVPVPFRVRADLELGPELAFRYDVDDSPTLMARQIRDAVPSPDGSRLAFAAFDRLWIRPLPEGEARRLTDLELVEAQPAWSPDGAWVAFVTWSPDGGHVYKVRADGSSPAVRLTTVPAIFQQPAWSPDGERLVAIHGPARVFRESARSFAAGANQNIIALPADGGEWTLVSPADGRRAPHVVPSDPDRIYLHHSDEGLVSIRWDGTDEEAHLKVTGPTPPGLSEPSEASVILMSPAGDRALAQVNHDLYVVAVPMVGGDAPTVSVANPRRASVPARKLTDVGGQFPAWDATGARVHWSIGPAHFIYDLGAAEAAERATPAATANETNADGDADGAETDADDVDADVDEDAEAEAAATPGYEPVEIRVDVEAARDLPDGYGVLRGARVITMEGNEVVENADLVVQGHRILALGRRGTVEFPDFARIFDLSGTTIVPGFVDTHAHLRPSFGVHKVQPWAYLASLAYGVTTTRDPQTGTTDVLTYGDLVETGDIVGPRIYSTGPGVFSAEDIEDLDHARNVLRRYSDYYDTKTIKMYMSGNRQQRQWIVMAAREQELLPTTEGALDMKYDLEMIVDGYPGLEHSFPIFPLYRDVVQLTAHTRVAYTPTLLVSYGGPFGENWFFTRENPHDDPKLQRFTPHSELDRLTRRRGQGVDAGPGGWFRDEEYVFRQHAEGLKAIVEAGGLAGVGSHGQLQGLGYHWELWAVQSGGLSEHDALRVATILGAESIGLGDDLGSIAPGKLADLVVLEGNPLDDIRESSRIRYVMKNGRLYDGDTLDERWPRERPLPKPTWVEEAPVDLPAGIR
- a CDS encoding PQQ-binding-like beta-propeller repeat protein, giving the protein MSTRALAAWLTAGCLTVVPAVAQQGAEDGEWRSYAADAWGTKYAPVDQVTAENFDDLQLAWRWRSADTHLPHEDEHGISLVPAATLFDRLEAANPDLWQTRPTISRLSATPLMVYGVLYLATPLYQAAAIDARTGETLWIHNPRVYEAGSPPLPMPWNHRGVAYWTDPATGAARIIWGTGDGYLTAVDARTGILASDFGDGGRVSLEAGIPRARENPSRLPPPSRSPPLVVGDTIIVGSSVHDYLTMKENAPGFARAYDARTGRHLWDFHTVPQSTDEYGADTWADEAWRYSGNTNIWGNITADPELGYVYLASSTPTSDYYGGHRVGDNLFAESIICVDIATGQRIWHYQLVHHGVWDYDNPTGPNLIDVTVDGRAIRGVAQVTKQGFVYAFDRVTGEPIWPIEERPVATDTDLDGEVLAPTQPFPSKPPPFEYQGVAIDDLIDFTPEVREMAVEAVAGFRLGPLYTPLSLRGTIFRPPAGGGASWSGAAVDPETGVLYVPSTNGHSVMRFREPAPGENSTLRYILSRGDAPFLDGGNPQRTPRMPQGLPLWKPPYSRMTAVDMNAGEHLWMAPLGDGDRYRNHPLLRHLDLPPLGGDHSRSGPLLTRTLLVHALTAGGTRDGPRLVAYDKATGAALAWVDLPGGAIGTPMTYLLDGRQYIALTVGGESPSLVAYRLP
- a CDS encoding GNAT family N-acetyltransferase; this encodes MVDSLTFRRFESREDYAACVALQRDVWGDDFVDVVPATILMVSQRVGGVSAGAFDPDGRLVGFVFGITGFDGGGPVHWSDMLAVRPEARGRGIGKRLKLFQRDLLLAQGVRRMHWTYDPLVARNANLNLNGLGARAVEYVPNMYGDTRSTLHAGLETDRFVVEWELDEKTTSGRAGGGTGDENPVVDVTFDDGAGLPDDPTVRIAVPADIDALKSTDPERARAWQGTHRRAFGWYLTHGYRVAGLTYRPAPGDSWYLVTSER
- a CDS encoding PQQ-binding-like beta-propeller repeat protein is translated as MATFGLIVLGAVALSAAENWPAFRGGDALSVADDDPRLPITWSTTENVVWKTPIDGLGWSSPVVWGDLIFLTTVVSDGDEEEPRMGLYFPYGSPQHMPGGRFPDPQPGDLLERSPAAHHWLVVAVDFESGDVVWTTEVHAGPPLFDRHLKNTYASSTPVTDGERVYVYFGNVGVYALDMDGRVVWERPFEPAETRLGWGPAASPVLYDDTLFVVNDNDEESFVVALNSATGEERWYVARDEGTNWSTPYIWEHDGRTELITTGSDQVRSYDLDGNELWRFRGMNSITIPQPFSAHGLLYVTSGYVGDQVRPVYAIRPGATGDITLADGENSSDAVAWYDDSAGPYHPTPLVYGDHYITLHDRGFFTVHDALTGEERYFTEQQVQTQEVRRRIAPGATGFTASPWAYNGMVFALSEDGDTFVMDANDQFRVVATNALEEVAMSTPAIVRGSLLIRTRSHLWRFTDQSRSQ
- a CDS encoding carboxymuconolactone decarboxylase family protein; its protein translation is MTLQRPRLLMPFAIVAVALMAGSFSACAAGTESAGAAQEGDVVPAQPVDRLAASPYMRTLADSPIYDEIWERPQLSKRDRSMITIAVLQALGRDTALRIHLGRGLDHGLTPEELSEIILHVSFYTGWPSGVDASLAAIDVFAERGITLGELTGAPPMPEVETPAGLSDAYAAVPRLGALRNSLLYGDVWERPLLSKRDRSLITVAVNQSRYFTNELRLHIDRALDQNGVTPQELSEVVLHITFYAGWPPAVNAGRLLTEALRSRGIDLAELE
- the menC gene encoding o-succinylbenzoate synthase; this encodes MSISLSRITLREIRMPLREPFEISSGRTIERRILLLTLEDRDGTTAWSECVAGERPNYSAETIDTAWLAIRDWIAPRVLGTGIAHPRMLDETLRRAFRGHPMAKAAIEMGVWALWAEREGVSLARLLGGTQSTIATGISIGIQESPAALVDRARAALEEGYRRIKVKIRPGADIEYIGAVREELGAAAPLMADANSAYTLAHADHLADLDAFGLLMIEQPLAQDDLRRHAQLQDRLSTPICLDESIPHAAAAEDMLALAAGRIVNIKPGRVGGFSQAKAIHDLCRRQGVPVWCGGMLESGIGRAHNVALASLPHFLMPGDLSPSARYWTEDIVTPEWTMDAAGRVTVPLDATGLGVAVNVDRIDNLTVRSRTLAANR